AAGCCAGGCCTTGCCGCCGGCAGGCGCGCATCGTCCATCGATAAAGCCTAACCGGTCCCCGGTGTGCTTCTCCACTCGACCGACTCCTGACGGGCGCGGATAGCCGTTAGAATCGCCGGGATGCGTACTTTTGCCCTGCTGATTACAATGCTTGCTTCAACAAGCGCTCCTTGTCTCATGACGACCGCGGTTTCCGCACAAGACGAAAACGACTCCAAGAACGATCTGGCGCTGGTGGGAGGGACGTTCTATGTCAGTCCCACCGACGAGCCCATATACGACGGTACCGTGCTCATCCAGGGCGGGAAGGTCGTCGAAGTGGGTCGTCGGGCCTCCGTGCCGCTCCCTCGGGTGACTCCGTCGCTCGATTGTTCTGGCCTCGTCGTTACCGCAGGGTTCTGGAACAGTCACGTGCACCTGTTCGAGAGAAAGTGGGCGAGCGCCGCGACCATTCCCGAGGCGGAGCTCGAACGACAGCTTTCGGACACGTTCGCGCGCTACGGGTTCACCAGCGTCTTCGACATCGGGTCCATGTGGGAGAACACGCGGCGAATCCGCGATCGCATCGAGTCAGGAGAGGTAGCCGGACCGCGAATTCGCTCGACCGGTGAGGCGTTGGTGGCACCCAGTGCCATCCCGGAGGAGAGAATCCTCGGCATCCTGGGCTTCATGGCGTTTCCCGCTCCCGAGATCGTCGACGCCGCCCAGGCAGCGACGGCGGCGAGAAGACTTCTCGACGAGGGTGTCGATGCGATCAAAGTTCATTTGCAGGCTCCTCCACCTCCCAATCCGCCGTTTCCCGAGAGCGGCATCGAGGCCGCCGTTCGCGAAGCGCATCGCTCGGGCAAGCCCGTCTTCGTTCATCCAAACACCGGCGCCGATGTGCTCGCCTCCGTTCGAGCCGGTGCCGATGTCATCGCCCACACGACTCCCCGTTCCGGTCCGTGGGAGGAATGGACGCTCGAAGCGATGAATGCTCGCCAGGTGGCGCTCACGCCGACTCTCACTCTATGGAAGTCCGCGATGCGCCACGACCGCATCTCGGTTCAGGAACAGCTCGTGGAAACGGCCATCGGTCAATTGCGCGCGTGGCTCGCCAAGGGAGGGACGGTTCTGTTCGGAACCGATCTGGGCGCCGTCGACTACGATCCTGTGGAGGAATACGTCTTGATGGCCGAAGCGGGAATGAGCTTCCGGCAGATTCTTGCTTCTCTGACGACGACGCCAGCGGAGCGATTCGGAGCCGGGCAAACCGGGCGCATCGCCCGAGGCCAGGACGCGGATCTCGTCGTTCTCTCGGGCGATCCTTCCGACGACATCCGAGCGCTCGCTGCCGTCCGCTACACGATCCGAACGGGAAAGATCCTCTATCGCGCGAAGGAATGACGTTCGGGCTCGCGCACACCGCGACGGTCTTGCTACG
The Vicinamibacteria bacterium genome window above contains:
- a CDS encoding amidohydrolase family protein encodes the protein MTTAVSAQDENDSKNDLALVGGTFYVSPTDEPIYDGTVLIQGGKVVEVGRRASVPLPRVTPSLDCSGLVVTAGFWNSHVHLFERKWASAATIPEAELERQLSDTFARYGFTSVFDIGSMWENTRRIRDRIESGEVAGPRIRSTGEALVAPSAIPEERILGILGFMAFPAPEIVDAAQAATAARRLLDEGVDAIKVHLQAPPPPNPPFPESGIEAAVREAHRSGKPVFVHPNTGADVLASVRAGADVIAHTTPRSGPWEEWTLEAMNARQVALTPTLTLWKSAMRHDRISVQEQLVETAIGQLRAWLAKGGTVLFGTDLGAVDYDPVEEYVLMAEAGMSFRQILASLTTTPAERFGAGQTGRIARGQDADLVVLSGDPSDDIRALAAVRYTIRTGKILYRAKE